The DNA window taacataaataaaacattaaaatttaaaaaaatccctaaaacTAATTCTGTTTCTTCACCTTTCCTATTCTTTTCTAATCCTTTTGTTTCTTAGAGCATCTCCAATGGAGAAGTCCAATTACTATTTAGTCAGAGAAAAAAGGAATTGGACCGTTGGAAGGAACTAACGTGAGTTCCTTCACGTTTTtcaagaagagagagaagagggagtcCCTCTAAATGGAGACTCCTATTAACCAATATATAATTAACAAGtggcaagtaaaataaaaaataaataattatataaaatattaattaattaaataattatattaattaattaaataattatattatataattaaataataattaattttataataattataatgactaattaaattaaataaccgTTAAAAACTAGCCGTTACTATGTTACTGTTattgttaataaattaatattttattactcTATATATACCACTTAGATACACTTCTATTCTCACACTATCTACTActcttctttatcttcttcCAATTTTACGAAATCAAAGTTCTGctactattattttttgttcgaaAAAATGGATCAAACCAACTcaactctttcttcaattactTACAAAACTTTCCTCAAATTCCAAATACCCAACAATCTCAAACCTCAAACTCTCAAGTTCCAAATCAAAATTTCACACTACCAATTGAAAGAGGACTTGATTGAACACATATGGTAATTTCACAATGCTTGTCGTCAACTATagagtttaattatgtttttctttatattaagtaattttacaaattagtgtaaccccgaattatatattgtgtattattgttatatatgaatttatttaatattcatatcttttaatagtgaattatttttaaatttaaatatttaaattacattattgaaaaaaattaattacattaattttaagtattttaattaattaattaagtgggaccacaacagggactaaagttagttcctcctaatggagaagagagagatgctttgagttcctatttactgtttatgacgcaaaagctgatgtggagttactttttatgacaggTGGGCCATAAACAGGAACTGGGATGAGTTCCTTACTGGAGATGGTCTTAACACCGTAACACGCGCCGTCCTCAGTTCTCAGTGGGTCATATCACTGCGATACTGCCATTGCCCATTGCCGGTCTCTAGTAAAGTCaaggtatttattttatttttcaattcttttatataattacataaaattattaattaacaaagTACATTGTTTTATTAtggaataatttaattttattcttttgtatTTACATAGACAAATTATTGatctatttttaagatttattctttctttttttttattttttttaataaaattgatagtaatttaatgaaaaattattattattgatatttaattaataaaatatacttaGACTTTGTTTATTCATGtaagtatataattatttgagtttttttttcagGTAAAAAGAAATTAGAACATTTTATGATGAAAAAGCAAAGTAAAATTGATGCAATTTTTAAGAGAAAGGTTACTGATAATGTTGGAGTTCAAACAAGCCAACCCTCTAATCCTATTTCACAAGAAGGTCAAGTAAGTGAGCTCTCTAATTTTACTCAAAATACATATCAACATGAAACCAAAGTACCAAGATTAGAAAGAGATGTTGATATCTCTTTACTAGAAAGGGATCCAGGAAAGCGACGTCCAATTTGGCAGTATAATGTCAATGAACGTGATAAGATTCGTAGAGCATACATAATAGCTGTGCCATATCAACCAACAAATATTAACTATCCAGCTTCTGGTAATAACAATCATCGTTGATATTTTCAATCTTCTTGGTTTAAGAAATTTTCAAGTTGGTTAGAATATTCACCAGAAAAAGATGCTGCTTATTGTTTGCCTTGCTACTTGtttggtaaacattatggtgcTCGTAATGATGGAAAAAATGCATTTTCAGAGTTAGGATTTAGTAACTggaagaaagtaaataacgggGTAAATTGTGCATTTGTATGTCACGAGGGTTCTATTCCTAATTCTCCCCATAATTTATGTGTGAAATCTTGTGATGATTTAATGGCTCAATCTAAGCATATAGCCAAAGTTCTTGATAGGCATAGTGATGAAACTATTACAAATAACCGTTTAAGGTTGAAGACATCTATTAATGCTATTCGATGGCTTGCATTTCAAGCATGTGCATTTAGAGGCGATGATGAAAGTCTTGGATCTTTGAATAGGAGAATTTTATTGAGTTAATTAAGCTTTTAGCTTTCTGTAATCAGAATGTTCATAATGTTGTCCTTGAAAATGCTCTTGGAAATGCTCAATATATATCTCCCAGTGCTCAAAAAGATATATTGCATATCTTTGCTAGAAAAGTGCGTGCAACAATTCGAGAAGAAATTGGTGATtctaaattttgtataattattgaTGAAGCAAGAGATGAGTCAAAGCGAGAACAAATGTCTGTAGTTTTGAGATTTGTAGACAAGCACGGTTGTGTTCAAGAAAGATTTTTTGATCTTATACATGTTTCTGATACATGTTCTTTGAcattaaaaacagaaatttcATCAGTTCTTTCTCGTCATAATCTTGATGTCCAAAATCTTAGGGGACAAGGGTACGATAGAGCTAGTAATATGCGTGGTGAATGGAATGGATTGCAAGctctatttttgaaagattgCCCTTTTGCTTATTACATTCATTGTCTTGCTCATCGATTACAATTAGCACTTGTTTCTGTAGCCAAAGAAGTTTGTTATGTTcatcaattcttttcaaaacttacaCTAATTGTGAATGTTGTGACTGTTTCTCCTAAATGTCATGATCAGTTAAGGGTTGCTCAAGCAAATAATGTTGCAAACTTAATTACCAATGATCAAATTGTGACAGGTAGTGGACTTAATCAAATTGGTACTTTGCAAAGAGCTGGAGATACTAGATGGGGGTCTCATTTGAATTCTGTACGTAGCTTGTTATGCATGTTTGATGCTACTTGTGAAGTTCTTGAAAAAAAGCACCGAAGAAGGTAATTTCTCCACTCGTGGTGATGCTAGTGCTGCTTATGATGCTATCACATCCTTTGAATTTgtctttattttgcatttgatGAGAAATATTTTGGAAGTTAGTCATGATCTTTGTCAAGCTTTGCAACGAAAAAATCAAGACATATTGAATGCTTTAACTCTGGTTTCTACTACGAAGACTTTAATCCAAAGAATGAGAGAATCAAGTTGGGAGGCTTTCATAAAAGaagttatattattttgtgAGAAACATGAAGTTGAAGTTCCTGGTATGAATGTATTGCATATTCCTAAAAGAGGCCGAACTCGCAAAATTGTTGATCAAATTTCAGTAGAGCATCATTACCATGTTAATTTATTTCTGGCTGTAATTGATACACAATTGCAAGAGCTTAATGGAAGATTCAATGATAATATGATGGAATTGCTTACTTTAAGCTCAACTTTAGATCCCAGAGATAATTATAAGTTCTTCGGTGTCAACAAAGTATGTGAATTAGTAGAACGATTTTATCCAGGTGACTTCAGTGACCAAGAGAAATTTCACCATTAGAATGCAAGCTCAACATTATGAACTTGATGTTCCTAATCATGTTGAATTAACTAACTTGTGCACAATTTCGGAGTTATGTCAAGGATTAACGAAGACAGGAAAGTCTTTAACATATCCTTTGATTGATCGTTTGATTCGCTTGGTATTAACTCTCCCTGTTTCAACTGCTACAACTGAGAGATCTTTCTCaactatgaatattgtgaagaaTAGATTCAGAAACAAAATGGAAGATGAATTGCTTGCTAATTGTCTTTTGATTTACATTGAGAAGAAGATTGCTGAAAGATTTGACACAGATTCTATTAtcgatgaattttatgatacgaaGAATCGACGTGTACCACTTCGTTAGTAAAAGGTACACTTTTTTGCACTTTAAATATATGTTTTCAGTATATTTTTGTAATGCATCTtacattataatttatttgcatatatttttttatattatatatattattggccCCATAATAACATTCCTGGATCTGTCCCTGATCATGAGTTGAATTGTTATTGATTATCATCACCAAACATTGAATTTGTTACTGACTAAATAATCACTtagctaaattttttgttgctgTAAATCATCTTTGAAGCTAAATTTTCGGTTGATGAAAACTATCATAAGTGAATTTGTTGTTAAAATTATCAAtgagttgaatttgttgctgtaaGAATAAATTTGATTCTTAGTATTGATACATTTGATTCTTGCATAGGCAGTATTTGGTCAAGTTCTAAATTTTTCGGATAAAGATATAAATGCCAATTTTGAGATCAGTCCTGTTACTAGATTTACTTATTGTATTATATTTTGCTCTTTTgatttaaattgagaaagtaTCCTGTACtcatgattaatttattttttatttttgcatcATTAGTTATGTTTAAGAATTGATACTTAATTGTTATTAATGTGTTTGTGAAGACatgcttttgaattttttattttaactttttgtttatttttgtaattttatatttatatttaattgtgACCGGATCAACCGGTTCAACTAGTAACTTACTGGTTGAACCAGTAATTCGATAACCCAATCGTATGATCAAATCGTTTACCGGTTCGGTTCCGATAACTATGGCCTTGTGTATTTGGTGGATGTAGCTTAACATTTCTTAGATTTGTTTACAAAGGAGGATGGCAATTATCCTTGCAGCAAACATGTGTTCCATTACAAGTTCCAAACCAGCTCATGGGATCAAAACCTTTGATTTTGTGGGTATGTATGTGCTAAAAATTCAACAACATAATTGCACCTAGCAATAGGTCATTCATTTATTAACAGCTTCAACAATATAACAGATAAAGAGCAATCCAGATCTAATATTGCACTGCCTCCTTCGGAACCTTCGTCGAGTCGCAGGCAGCTTATAGTCGATGTTGGTACTTCATTGGTTACCACGGCGTGCCAGTGTGGTTTCTCTCCATCAATGGTGTGGGCAGAAGAGAAATCATCTGACAAAGAGGATGATGATAACAAAGGGATTGTTGGGGCCATCACATCATTATTTGATCCTAAtgagaaaacaaagaaagggaaggtgttgccaaaggcttacTTAAAGTCAGCGAGAGAGGTTGTGAAAACACTGCGTGAATCTTTGAATGAACCACCTGATGACATTGCCAAATTTAGAAGAACTGCAGACGCAGCAAAAGAGTCAATTAGAGAGTATTTGGGGAGTTGGAGGGGGAAGCAGATCGTTGTTCAAGAAGTATATACTTTCTTTCAACTCTAAGTGCATTCTGTTTAGATCTACTTTTgtacaagaagaaaaatgtttATATTGATTCATTTTTCTTGTATAAAAGTAGATCTTTTGTTAATAAGATTATGCATCCCAAATTATTACACAAAAGACAAGTTATTCTATTACTACTCGTTATCAAATATATTATCATGTTTTGGGTTGATTGCTTGCAGGAATCATACGTTATGCTGGAGAAGGCAATTAGATCTTTGGCGAGTTTTTACTCGAAGGCAGGGCCATCTGCACCACTGCCAGAGGAGGTTAAGTCTGAGATATTGGACTACCTAAATATTACTGAGGAATTTTTGTAGACCATCGTTCAATAAATCACTGTTTCAAACCAGGACACCTTATGGTATATAATATTTACTTCGAAAATCGTTAGATGATAATATAGTcaaatgtataaaaaattatctaacattcttaactatcaatttcacatgaaaataattACAGTTTGCATGTAAATTGCCACTTTAATTTTAGACCCTTATAAGGAGGGTGTTGTTTAGATATATGATGATTGTTATTCTTCCTCGTTAAGATTAACATTTACAGTTACTAAGGTAGGGGGCGGAAAATAGAATCAAGTCTCTAGCACGACAGACAAAGGAGTATGCTGAATGCACTGGTTAAGAAAAAGCGAGacaagaataattaattttatttctatatccAAGAGTAAATGTGTGCTACAATATGGGTTTACAGAGGCCAGTAACTTTTATGACAAGTACAGGCAAACAGTACTGGCTCTTATCATCTCTGACATCTATTCTAAGCACCTTCATTGTGGATGAAAGTGTGTGAAGAACTATGGAAGTCCGCTTATATAGTAGTAGTTCAATCCAATTAACTTCGTGACAAAACTCCTTTTGAACTGCACACATAAAAAGGATGCACAATGAACATATTTAACAAGTAAATTTGATATATTCTCAttcagataaaaaaaataaactgtaCGATTGAACGGAGAACTGAGAGCATATTTTTAATTCAGTACTTTACCAATTTTCTTTGTCACTTTAGAGGAGCATGATCATTTTATGAAAGAATGAGGCAGAAAAAGTAACGATTTCGAAATTCCAGCAGAATTATATAGTGGATAAATAAGATtttcattataaaataaaatcggGTTCAAAGATATCAGACCTTGGTATTGTTCCACGGCGACGTGGATCGTACTCTGTTGCTTGTCGAAGAGCCCTGGCAAAAGCTTTGAAGGTTGCCTCAATAATATGATGGGAGTTTTTTCCGGCAAGCTGTTCACAGAGGAATACATATGTATTCCGTTAACAGGTTGTTAGACttgtaataaaagaataaaaccaGAGAAATCTTAAGTTTGAAAATGTATTCAACAAATGAAGACCATGGAAAGAACCATGAGGCAAAAAGAACCTATATGTTCTAACCCATGTAGCTATGGCACCTATATTCAACATCTATAATAATTATACTTCTGTGACAATATGCAGAACTATACTTCCAAATGCAATTTCTATAGCTGATTAAAATGACAAAGAGCTGATGTCTCAATACCTGCCGAATGTGAAGTGTCATACCAGAAGTATTCACCAAGGACTGGAAGAAATGCTCCACCAACTACATACAGGATACTAAGAGTATTCATCAATGAAGAATATATATAAAGGGAAAAGTAGAGCCAACAGCAAATACAATAAGAGTGTCACATTAAAATAAATCTATGCTGGAAAATTTAGGGGCTCAGCAATCTAAAACTTATTCAATAAAATTCTAAGGGCAAATTCTAGGCTCAATGATGAAATAATCAAATGAAAGTGAGACCTGAGTGTCATATGTCCCAACCCTCTGGGTAGGGATGTCCAAATTATAACCTAAATGTGGCCGGCCAGATAAATCCTGGACAAGGTTAGGAAGAAGGATGTAAGTATTAGAACGAACAAATTTATTTGAGGCAATAATCTTACAACAAATGGAAACATAATTCACActtgaaaattctaattacaaTTCAGTAGCCTTGTATGCATTTATTGCTTGAGAACGCATGAGCCTCAATACAAAAGCTAACTGAACTTCAATGgtccaaattatttttatgtacatTAATCAGCATGACAATTCTGATTGTTTAATTTGCAAATGTAATACCAAGCCTACTCCAATTATCATATGCCTAAGCAAAGAAAAAATCACACTTTCTCCCCTAacaataagaaacaactaaGTGTTGTCCCACTGTACGGGATTGATACATGGATTAACATCACCATGTTCTATAATGAATCCTATtcacatatttaaattttaaactttgaatAATGCTTAATGATCATTTCTGCAAGTGGTATGCAAATTACCAGTGAAACGTGTATTAATGCTTCATCAAGTGGAGCAGAGAAGTCACCAAACCGATTAATACCCTTCCTATCACCAAGAGCCTGTAGCAAAGCCTGAAGATGGAGTAATAGACAACACTTAGATTAAACATAATAGTTAAATgcaaaaatcatttaaaaaaaaatgcataattataaaTCTAACTATTTTAAGGTAAGAAACTGAGAACTAACATATATACTGTTGCCATCAATGACTTCGACGTCATTGTgcaaggaaaagatgaagaaaaatatcatataatGAAGCATGTTACAGTTTCTAGGAACAgaccaaaaaaaaatgaaaacacagTTCATATAGCTGGTGTTTGCAGTACCGTTCCAATAGCAAGAGCAACATCTTCGTTAGTGTGATGATCATCAATATGTGTGTCACCTGTAGCCTTGACATGTACATCGAACAGCCCATGTGAAGCAAGTTGCTGAAAATACACAAGTCATAGTCATGTTTAGTTTCTGTGACTCATCTTTAGCAGCCATGATTTTTATTTCCAAGTTAGAAGGAAGCAAACTTTTTATGGACAAAATCAACTATGAAATTTAGAACAAAACTTCATCAACAGTTCTTGAAGTTGTGAGCTACCAAGAAGTGTGCTTGACCAGTAATTGAAATTTCAAATTACATTCTACCAATGAAGCAAACATAAATTTAAACTACTAACATCAAGCATATGATCAAGGAAGGGAATTCCAGTACTACTATCAGCAACTCCACAACCATCCAGGTTTATTTTGACCGAGACATTAGTCTCCTTAGTGACCCTTTTCACCTCACCTATTCTAGCACCTGAAAATGATGAATTAAGacattcaaattcaatgaaAAGCCACTACTTGAtgagagaaaaaggaaaaaggaagaaagcttGAGGTTTTGCGTTGACCTGAGTCAACTGGCAAAGCTGATGTAGCTGGAGAGTTGTTGTCTCTCACCAAAGCAGCACAAGAGAGGTTTATGAGAGGATCCATTCGGGTGAGACTGCAGTGATTCAGTGAAAAGATTGAAGCTTTGGAATGTAGGGATGTTGGGTTCAGCGTCCTCTGAAAACACCTAACCCTAGATTTGAGAAGCAGGGATGAAGGGCATTTTGGAAGACACGGAGGTGCAGACAGCTCCATTCAGATTTCAGTAACGAATTTCACCAACACATTCAACTTTCAGCAACAACTTCAACTTTCAGCAACAAAATCAGAGTGCAGTGATGAATTACATCAACCAAATTGAATCAGAAAGAACGGGAATTTGTTGGAACTCACCAAATCGGGTTGCAAAGGAAGCTGACGAGGAGGAGGACCCTGACGGCGTTGCTCGAGGCAACAAGACGACAACAAAGACCAGCCCACCAGGACCTGCTGCCTCTGCTGCTGGCGACGACGAGCGCAGGGAacaataaaaaatcaacaaaatcacTTCGTATTCATAATCTGCAAATCCaattcaacaatcaacaaaatcatTCACAATCAGCAAAATAATTCATAATCCAATTCAACACTCAACAAAATCACTACATATTCATAGCCCAACTCATAAACCAattcaacaataaaattaacaacaataacattTCAACCATTTTAAATTTCAAGTTCAACCTCTGCCATATTCTAATCAGATTCATAAAtgaaacaacaataaaattaacaGAAATCACATCAATGAATCAactttgaaaaattaatatagaatattataataactgaaaaaaaaaagcttacATGTTGACCGTTGTTGCAGCGGCAGAATCGAGCAGCGCAGTGCAGGCACCAACACCCGCGGAAGAAAGGCGAGGGAGGGACGGAGGCGCGGCACGGCGAGATGCGAGCACTCACCAGGAAGCACAGCTGCAGGTAGAGAGGCAAGACGCGAGCAGTGGAGCACACCAGGCGTTGGGTGCAATGATGGTGGACGAGCAGAAGACGAGACAGAGGGAGCAAGACCTCTGGCGACGAGCACGCGAGGGACAACGAGCGGAGGAGACGCGAGCGTGCGGTGGATCCGGCGAGAGCACACGATGCGATGAATTCGGCGAGAGATGCGGCGAGGAAGGCGAGCGGCGATGGCGGTGAACCGAGGTGAGAGTGAGAGAGCTGGGGGAGGGGGCGATGCTGTCCCTCTGTGTGggagtgagagtgagagagctGGGAGTGGGGTGGGTTACTGAACTAGGCCTAGGGTTTTTTCCTAAATTCTGAAGCGGTTCGGGTTCCCAAAACCGGCCGGTTGGACGGGTTTTACTAGAACAGACTTGGTCAAACTGGTTTTtacagattttttttattcggTCCTTTGATCTATCCGGACTGATTTTGTGCTGGGTCACCAGTTTTCCGGTCCGACTGGCCGGATTTGTCTGATTCTCACAAGTCATAACCATGTCCCCAAGCATCAAATGGAATCCTATTTGTGAATCTATCAATAAACATTGTGCGTCCATTCCAGAGAATTGGCACTTGCAGCTGCAGCattttcatttcaaaattcCAACAGACAAATCTTGAGCAACAAAATGTACATAAAAGCTCTCAAAATGAGGAAGAAGTTACTATCCTAAACGACCATAGAAGTGTTACAACAATATGATTCTACATCAAACATCAACCTGACATTAGTtacagaaagaaaaaagaacaaaatgtagACAAGCTGATAATTGTTGATACAATGGATGAATTTATTAGATCTGTCCCTTGAAATCAATAGAAAACTGATTGCTTACAAGGCATTGAATCTTTTGAAGAAAACATCAGCAGTACCAGAACTTTTCATCCAAACACATTTCACGTGATACGACGTCTTTATCCAAATTCTTTTCTCCCTCCAATACAATTTCATCCTTCAAATCAGATTTTACTTGCAAAGAACTCTCATCAGCATGATTGGGAACAGAACCAGAGACATCTACGACTTCATTTTTCTCCTTGGTAATTTTATCCACCTTCAAGAACCTCATCACAGGCATCATTCATATCAACCTCTTTAGAAGACCAACCATTATCTCCCACTTGAGATTAACGTCATCAGTATGCATGTGACATTTCCCATCAGAAACAGCTTGTGCCAGATTTTTCGCAGAATCAGGGTCCGAACATACATTCACCCAATGCGAAGCAGTAATGAATGATCACTAGAGTCATCATTCATCTCATTGTCAGGATTTGAATTTAGCATCATCGCTTCATTGAGGATCTTCCAGAGCTAAGGAATTCATATCCAACTTACAAGCCATATTAGGCTTAATAACAAATTCATCCCTAGTTTCCATTTTCTCAACATCCGAtgggaaaaaaaaagtgaaacatGGGTACCATCAACTAGAAGTAATTAGCTGAAATTAGagtttaaaaaatgataatagaaatagaatatgaaaaatcgtataaaaaaaagtatttctcttttacatagaaaaaaaaatacattagatataaaaagattaagtaaacaaaaataaaaatttataaaaaataataaaaattctgtATAATGaaataacataaatttattCTTTCTATGATGAGAAttcagttaaatttttttatattagcaAGACActgtataaattttatatataacaaattttaatacataattaaatttgCATAATTTAGCCCATTTAATTTTGGAGATCACTTTAATaaagatacaaaaaatatattttttttaaagatgtataCATGTGTTATaatataattgaatatttttattaaactggttaataatttattttttaataaactaaaataaaattggtttattataacaaaataataaatctaattgtccatattataattattagatccGATTTTTTTAATCCATTTATATAATCGAAActgaattatatttaaattttttaattaaaaaacaaatatatctttaaatttttattttgtaaacatttttttatcaaaaatagaagaaaaaattatatcatttaaaCTATATCTCATAAACTTATTTTATCAACATTTAAATCCTTAtccttaataatttaaaaatataattaagttgctaaataaaaatctaactgttcataccctgacccaacgataaaggcccaggtccaaataaaaggcctaacCTGAAGGGTTACGCCTAGACAAAATaccgaccttcacataagaagtcggtatcaaccacgacttggtctgAAGAAGTCGGGTAAGaggttagctggcagataaacactcattcaaatgagtaaccgccccgaaaatctctctaaccgcttcataaagctgtatcttaacctccccaagataatggggACGGTTagcaccctaaagatacggcactacaccaacggtggttattggctcaccatgGAGTTCTCCTCCATCACACACTTGGGCCGCCAAACGCCATCCACCTatttaatctccggttacctaccgtaacattggcgccgttgccggggacccgcgAGATCATCCCTCGATGGCAGAtagatcccacgaagaaggccatgccgaaacagattctgaacaagagaacCTTGATATGGGTAATGGCAATGAAGACAACGACCAACACAGAGAGGATACCTCCGGAGTAAAGAATCCAAAGGTAAATTCCTCAGATGGGCGTGAATCAAAAAAGGACGGACCATCCCACATAGCTGAACTAATGGGATTGGTCCATAGCCGCCTGGAGCAATTGGAGCAAGAGCGGGAAAAACAGAAGGAAACCGAAAGGTACcttaaagaggagatggaacggcgaaaagagttagaaagaaaactcttacagctagaatcctccctcaagaATTCCCGCGACGAACAAGAAGATCAACTCCCGGGCGGAGAagatcctttcagcgaggacataatgagggcaaaagttccaaggaacttcaaaagccctgatatggacctctatgatggaaccacggatccgaagcatcatctaagcaactttaaaagtcggatgtatctagCCGATGCCTCCGACGCTACGAGATGCAAGGCATTCCCGACCACCTTATCGAAAGCAgcaatgaagtggttcgatagccttccCCCCGAGATCCATCACcagctttgaagacctctcaaggaagttcttgatgaggttctcaattcagaaggataaagtaaaacatgcaccgagcctcctgggaataaaacaggaggtcggagagcctctacgagcctatatggaaaggttcaataaagcatgtttggagatccaagacctgcccacagaggcagtcataatggggttagtcaatgggctcagagaaggtcccttctcacaatccatatcaaaaagacaccccgtttctctaagtgatgtacaagaaagggccgagaagtacatcaacatggaagagaatgcaaaattaagggacctgagttggcgacctggacCCACTTCCTCATCCAAGGAGAGGGAAAGGGaagccaagaagaaggaagaactcggtctcgaaAGGCCCaggaaatatcactcttatactcctctaaaaacCTCTTTAGTGGacgtatacagagagatttgccaCACTGAAAGGCTTCCACCCCCTagacctattaaaaataaaaaagggggaagcCGCGGCGATTATTGCGAGTACCATAagatatatggtcactccactaacgactgctacgaccttaagaatgtgatagaaaagctggctagagaaggtctgcttgatagatatctcatggaaaggtcggacggtcacggaaagagaaagcgagatgacaTGGATAGAAGAGATCCACCTCCACAGACCCCAGAGAGACATATCCACATGATCTCAGGAGGGTTTGCGGGAGGTGGAATCACCAAAtcttctcgcaaaagacatctcaagaGAGTCTATCAGGTTGGGGAGGAGACACCCGACCTCCCCACCATctcattcacaaaagaagatgggcaaggagtAATTCCCGGGCACGATGACCCCGTGGTGATAACCATGATCCTAgccaatgcccatctccacagaaccctagtagaccaa is part of the Arachis duranensis cultivar V14167 chromosome 1, aradu.V14167.gnm2.J7QH, whole genome shotgun sequence genome and encodes:
- the LOC107485624 gene encoding uncharacterized protein LOC107485624; translation: MDQTNSTLSSITYKTFLKFQIPNNLKPQTLKFQIKISHYQLKEDLIEHIWWAINRNWDEFLTGDGLNTVTRAVLSSQWVISLRYCHCPLPVSSKVKKFSSWLEYSPEKDAAYCLPCYLFGKHYGARNDGKNAFSELGFSNWKKVNNGVNCAFVCHEGSIPNSPHNLCVKSCDDLMAQSKHIAKVLDRHSDETITNNRLRLKTSINAIRWLAFQNVHNVVLENALGNAQYISPSAQKDILHIFARKVRATIREEIGDSKFCIIIDEARDESKREQMSVVLRFVDKHGCVQERFFDLIHVSDTCSLTLKTEISSVLSRHNLDVQNLRGQGYDRASNMRGEWNGLQALFLKDCPFAYYIHCLAHRLQLALVSVAKELRVAQANNVANLITNDQIVTGSGLNQIGTLQRAGDTRWGSHLNSVRSLLCMFDATCEVLEKKHRRRGRTRKIVDQISVEHHYHVNLFLAVIDTQLQELNGRFNDNMMELLTLSSTLDPRDNYKFFGVNKLCQGLTKTGKSLTYPLIDRLIRLVLTLPVSTATTERSFSTMNIVKNRFRNKMEDELLANCLLIYIEKKIAERFDTDSIIDEFYDTKNRRVPLR
- the LOC107474210 gene encoding photosystem II D1 precursor processing protein PSB27-H2, chloroplastic-like, whose amino-acid sequence is MAIILAANMCSITSSKPAHGIKTFDFVDKEQSRSNIALPPSEPSSSRRQLIVDVGTSLVTTACQCGFSPSMVWAEEKSSDKEDDDNKGIVGAITSLFDPNEKTKKGKVLPKAYLKSAREVVKTLRESLNEPPDDIAKFRRTADAAKESIREYLGSWRGKQIVVQEESYVMLEKAIRSLASFYSKAGPSAPLPEEVKSEILDYLNITEEFL
- the LOC107473905 gene encoding imidazoleglycerol-phosphate dehydratase, chloroplastic, which encodes MELSAPPCLPKCPSSLLLKSRVRCFQRTLNPTSLHSKASIFSLNHCSLTRMDPLINLSCAALVRDNNSPATSALPVDSGARIGEVKRVTKETNVSVKINLDGCGVADSSTGIPFLDHMLDQLASHGLFDVHVKATGDTHIDDHHTNEDVALAIGTALLQALGDRKGINRFGDFSAPLDEALIHVSLDLSGRPHLGYNLDIPTQRVGTYDTQLVEHFFQSLVNTSGMTLHIRQLAGKNSHHIIEATFKAFARALRQATEYDPRRRGTIPSSKGVLSRS